Part of the Erwinia amylovora genome is shown below.
GCGGTTCTGCATCAACAACTTTTCGAACACCCGCGACTGATGGTTGCCGCGATAAAGAATGGCGTAGTCTTTGTACTGCGTTTTGTTGATGAAATGGTGGGCAATCAGTTCACCAATCACCCGCTCCGCTTCGTGGTCTTCATGGTTGGCGGTGACCACTTTCAGCTCGGCACCATAACCCAGTTCAGAGAACAGACGTTTTTCAAAAACGTGCGGATTGTTAGCAATCAGGATGTTAGCCGCTTTGAGAATGCGCCCGGAAGAACGGTAGTTCTGTTCCAGTTTAATCACCTGTAACGCCGGGAAATCCTGCTGTAACAACACCAGGTTTTGCGGCCGCGCCCCGCGCCAGGAATAGATAGACTGATCGTCATCCCCCACCACGGTAAAGCGCGCCCTGGTCCCCACCAGCAGCTTTACCAGCTCATACTGGCTGGTGTTGGTATCCTGATATTCATCCACCAGCAGATAGCGGATGCGCTGCTGCCAGCGTTCGCGCACTTCCTGATTGCGCTGGAAAAGCAGCGTAGGCAGCAGGATCAGGTCGTCAAAATCAAGGACGTTACAGGATTTAAGATGCTTATCGTACAGCGCGTAACAGTGGGCAAACAGCCTGTCACGCTCTGACAGTGCGCCCGCCGCTGCGCGCGACGGATCCATCAAATCGTTTTTCCAGTTTGAAATGGTTGAAACGAGTTGTTGCAGCAGATTTTTATCGTTTTCCAGCCACTGTTCGGTTAAATCTTTCAGCAACGCCAGCTGGTCCTGATCGTCAAACAGGGAAAAGTTCGATTTCATCCCCAACGCGGCGTATTCACGCTTGATGATCTCCAGCCCCAGCGTGTGGAAGGTGGAGATCATCAGCCCACGAGCTTCTTTGCGCCCCAGGGTTTGCGCCACGCGTTCTTTCATCTCACGCGAAGCTTTGTTGGTAAAAGTCACTGCCGCGATATGGCGCGGCTGATAGCCGCATTCGCGGATCAGATGGGCAATTTTGTTAGTAATCACCCGCGTTTTCCCCGATCCGGCTCCGGCCAGTACCAGACAGGGTCCGGTAACAAATTCCACGGCGTGTTGCTGACCAGGGTTAAGACGCATAGATAAATCACTCGATGAAATTACGGGAGGAGGGGAATTACAGCGTGGTAGTATAGCGAGCGTAATCCACAAAACTCAAGGCAACATCATGGCAAAAAACGCAGCAGCACTGCACATTCTGGTAAAAGAAGAGAAGCTGGCGCTTGACCTGTTAGAGCAGCTCAGGCAGGGCGCGGACTTTGAAAAACTGGCGAAGAAACACTCGACCTGCCCGTCTGGCAAGAAAGGCGGCCACTTGGGCGAATTCAAACAGGGTGCCATGGTACCGGCATTCGATAAGGTGGTGTTTTCCTGCCCGCTGATCGAGCCACAGGGGCCGCTGCATACTCAGTTCGGGTATCACATCATTAAGGTGCTGTACCGCAATTAAAAAAAGCGCCGTAAGGCGCTTTTTTTATCGGGGCGGATAAATCATCCGCCCGGCAAGCTTAGCCTGCTACCGCAATACGTTTCATATCGGTCATATAACCGCGCAGTTTGCGGCCAACGGTTTCGATATCATGGTGACGAATCGCTTCGTTAACGTCGCGCAGCTGCGCGTTATCAACGCTGGTCGACGTGTTGACCTGTTTGCCCAGATCGCCCGCCTGCAGGGTGGTCATAAACTCTTTCAGCAGCGGTACCGCCGCGTAAGAGAACAGGTAGTTACCGTATTCGGCGGTATCAGAGATAACCACGTTCATTTCATACAGGCGCTTACGCGCAATGGTGTTGGCAATCAGCGGCAGCTCGTGCAGAGATTCGTAGTAGGCAGACTCTTCAACGATCCCGGCAGCGACCATGGTTTCAAACGCCAGCTCAACGCCCGCTTTCACCATCGCGATCATCACTACGCCCTGATCGAAGTAATCCTGTTCGCCGATTTTACCTTCAAACTGCGCGGCGGTTTCGAACGCGGTCTTACCGGTCTCTTCGCGCCAGCCCAGCAGTTTTTTATCGTCGTTGGCCCAGTCAGCCATCATGCCGGATGAGAACTCACCGGAGATGATGTCATCCATATGCTTCTGGAACAGCGGAGCCATGATGGTTTTCAGCTGTTCAGACAGCGCATAAGCACGCAGCTTAGCCGGGTTGGACAGGCGATCCATCATCAGGGTGATCCCGCCCTGCTTCAGCGCTTCGGTGATGGTTTCCCAACCGAACTGGATCAGTTTTTCTGCGTAAGCCGCGTCGGTACCTTCAGCCACCAGCTTATCGAAGCACAGCAGCGAACCGGCCTGTAACATACCGCACAGGATGGTCTGCTCGCCCATCAGGTCAGACTTCACTTCGGCAACGAAGGATGACTCCAGTACGCCCGCACGGTGACCGCCGGTTGCCGCAGCCCAGGCTTTAGCAATCGCCATGCCTTCGCCTTTCGGATCGTTTTCCGGGTGAACCGCAATAAGCGTAGGCACGCCGAAACCGCGTTTGTACTCCTCACGTACCTCAGTACCCGGACATTTTGGTGCCACCATCACGACCGTGACGTCTTTACGTACCTGCTCGCCCACTTCAACAATGTTGAAACCGTGCGAGTAACCCAGCGCAGCACCGTCTTTCATCAATGGCTGAACCGCCTGCACCACGGAAGTATGCTGTTTGTCCGGCGTCAGGTTAACCACCAGGTCAGCCTGTGGGATCAGTTCTTCGTAGGTGCCGACTTTGAAGCCGTTTTCGGTCGCCTTACGCCATGAAGCACGCTTTTCGGCAATCGCTTCAGCGCGCAGCGCGTAGGCAATGTCCAGGCCGGAATCACGCATGTTCAGCCCCTGGTTCAGGCCCTGAGCACCACAACCCACGATGACCACCTTTTTGCCTTTCAGGTAGCTGGCTTCATCAGCAAATTCTTCGCGCGCCATAAAACGGCATTTGCCTAATTGCGCCAGCTGGTTGCGCAGATTCAACGTGTTGAAATAGTTCGCCATGGGTACTCCGTATGAGGTTGTGTTCGCATTGTTGTTTGTTGTCCGGGCATTTATTTCCCTGCCCTGAATAGACCTTATCATATGACAGGAAATACATTGCTTAAATTGATATATTAACAACGTGTTGTTGCACATTCTGCAACGTGAAAATAAGGGCTGAATCCGATGGATCTGCGTGACCTGAAACTGTTTCTCCATCTTGCCGACAGCCGCCATTTCGGCCGCAGCGCACGCGCCATGCACGTCAGTCCGTCCACGCTGTCACGGCAGATCCAGCGGCTGGAAGACGACCTCGGCCAGGCGCTGTTTTTACGCGACAACCGCACGGTGACCCTGACCGATGCCGGAGAACGTCTGCGCCAGTTCGCTCAAGAGACGTTGTTACAATATCAGCAGATGCGCCATGCGCTTGGACAAAACGGCCCGTCACTGAGCGGCGAGTTGAGGCTGTTCTGCTCGGTGACCGCAGCCTACAGCCATCTGCCGCCGATCCTCGACCGCTTTCGCGCCGAACACCCTTTAGTCGAAATCAAGCTAACCACCGGTGACGCCGCCGATGCCGTGGAGAAAGTGCAGTCCGGTGAGATGGATCTGGCCATTGCCGGCCGGCCGGACACGCTGCCCGCCAGCGTTGGTTTTACCCCGCTGGGGCTGATCCCATTGGTGCTGATAGCCCCGGCACTGCCCTGCCCGGTGCGCGTACAGGCAACGCAGCCGAAACCTGACTGGTCACACATTCCTTTTATCCTGCCCGATCAGGGGCCTTCGCGCCGCCGCATCGATCTCTGGTTTCGCCACCGCCGCATCGCCAACCCACAGATTTATGCCACGGTTTCCGGGCATGAAGCGATTGTCTCTATGGTGGCGGTTGGCTGCGGGATCGCCCTGCTGCCGGACGTGGTGCTGGAAAACAGCCCGGAATCGGTGCGTAACCGTATTCTGCAACTGGCGGACGTGGAGATGGTGGATCCGTTGGAAATAGGCGTGTGCGTACAAAAAAAGCGGCTCATGGAGCCGCTGATTGATGCTTTCTGGAAACTGCTTTAGCCGGCAAGGAAGAAGCGGAACGACGGGTTATCGCTTTCATCGTGGAAGTCATAACCCAGCGCCGCCAGGTGCTCTTCAAACTGTGGCTCGCTGTCGCTCAGTTCAAATGCTGCCAGCACGCGGCCGTAGTCAGTACCGTGACTGCGATAGTGGAACAGCGAGATATTCCAGTGGGCGCCCAGCGTTTGCAGGAAACGCAGCAGCGCGCCGGGCGCTTCCGGGAACTCAAAGCTGAACAGGCGCTCGCGCAGCGGTTTGGAAGGACGCCCGCCAACCATATAGCGTACATGCAGCTTCGCCATTTCGTCGTCGGACAGATCCACCACCTTGTAACCGCCCCCGGTCAGCAGGTGCAGGATCTCCTGCCGCTCTTCCGATCCACGCGTCAGCCGGACGCCGACGAAAATACAGGCTTCATCAGCATCGGCATAACGGTAGTTGAACTCGGTCACCGCCCGCCCCCCCAGCAGCTGGCAGAAGCGCAGGAAACTGCCCTGCTGCTCCGGGATGGTGACGGCCAGCAGCGCTTCGCGCTGTTCGCCCAGTTCGCAGCGCTCCGAAACGTAGCGCAGACCGTGGAAGTTAACGTTGGCCCCGGACAGCACATGGGCCAGGCGTTCTCCCTGGATCTGGTGCTGCTGAATGTACTTTTTCATTCCTGCCAGCGCCAGCGCGCCCGAAGGCTCGGCCACCGCACGCACATCGTCAAACAGATCTTTCATCGCGGCGCAGATGGCATCGCTGTCAACGGTGACGATGTCGTCAAGATACGCCTGGCACAAACGAAAGGTTTCGCTGCCGATCCGCTTCACCGCCACGCCTTCGGCAAACAGCCCGACGCGAGGCAGATCGACCGGCTGCCCCGCATCCAGCGCCGCTTGCAGACAGGCTGAATCTGCGGCTTCCACCGCAATCACTTTGATTTGCGGCATCAGCTGCTTGATCAGCACAGCAACCCCTGCCGCCAGCCCGCCGCCGCCCACCGGGACGAACACGCGGTCAAGATGCGCATCCTGCTGTAGCAGCTCCATCGCCAGCGTCCCCTGCCCGGCGATCACCATCGGATGATCGAAGGGAGGCACAAAGGTATAGCCATGCTGCTGCGCCAGCTCCAGCGCTTTGGCTTTGGCTTCGTCAAAGTTGGCACCAAACAGATAAGCCTCACCGCCAAACGCCCGCACCGCATCAACTTTGATATCCGCCGTGGCAACCGGCATCACAATCAGGGATTTGATGCCCAGCTTGCTCGCCGACAGCGCAACGCCCTGAGCATGGTTACCCGCCGACGCGGTCACCACGCCCTGCGCTTTCTGATCTTCATTCAGCCCGGCGATCATCGCGTAGGCACCACGCAGCTTGAAGCTGTGTACCGGCTGGCGATCTTCACGCTTAACTAAAATCGTATTGCCGAGGCGCGCAGAAATTTTTTCCATCTTCTGCAACGGTGTAACCTGTGCAGCTTCATATACCGGTGCGCGCAGTACCGCACGCAGATATTCAGCCCCACTGGGTTGTTCGGACAGCGGTTGAGACTCAGCCATCGTTGTTAGCCTCCCAGCTTACTTTTGTCGCGTACGGCGCCTTTGTCAGCGCTGGTGGCCAGCGTTGCATAGGCGCGCAAAGCAAAGGAGACCTGACGCTCACGCCCGTGCGGGGTGTAAGCCGCTTCACCACGCGCGTCTTCTTCCAGACGCCGCGCCGCCAGCTCGTTTTCCGCCACGTCCAGTTGAATACCGCGCTGCGGGATGTCGATATTGATGATATCGCCATCTTTCACCAGCGCGATGGTGCCACCGCTGGCCGCTTCCGGCGATGCATGGCCGATCGACAGCCCGGAAGTCCCGCCGGAGAAACGGCCATCGGTGATCAGCGCACAGGCCTTGCCCAGCCCCATCGATTTCAGATAGGTGGTGGGATAGAGCATCTCCTGCATGCCGGGGCCACCTTTCGGGCCTTCATAGCGGATCACCACCACATCGCCAGCGACCACTTTGCCACCGAGGATCGCCGCCACGGCGTCGTCCTGGCTTTCGTACACTTTCGCCGGGCCGCTGAATACCAGGCTGCCTTCGTCAACGCCAGCGGTTTTCACGATACAGCCGTTTTCAGCGAGGTTACCGTACAGTACCGCCAGGCCACCGTCCTGACTGAAAGCGAATTCGCGGGAGCGAATACAGCCCTGCTGACGGTCGTCATCCAGCGTCTCCCAGCGGGTGTCCTGCGAGAATGCCTGAGTGGTACGGATACCCGCCGGGCCGGCGCGGAACATCTTTTTCACCGCTTCATCTTGCGTCAGCATAATGTCGTAGCGATCCAGCGTTTCACGCAGACTGAGGCCCAGCACGTTACGTACCCTATTGTCCATCAGGCCGGCGCGATCCAGTTCACCAAGAATGCCGAGCACGCCCCCGGCGCGGTGCACATCTTCCATATGATATTTCTGGGTGCTTGGTGCCACTTTGCACAAATGCGGCACCTGGCGTGACAGCCGATCGATATCAGAAATATCGAAGTCGATTTCCCCTTCCTGCGCCGCCGCCAGCAGGTGCAGAACGGTATTCGTAGATCCTCCCATGGCGATATCCAGCGTCATGGCGTTTTCAAACGCCGCTTTGCTGGCGATACTGCGCGGCAGCACGCTGTCGTCATCCTGCTCGTAGTAGCGTTTCGCCAGGCCAACGATACGGCGCCCCGCATTAAGAAACAGTTCGCGACGATCGGCATGCGTGGCCAGCAGCGAGCCGTTACCCGGCTGTGACAGGCCCAGCGCTTCGGTCAGACAGTTCATTGAGTTCGCGGTAAACATGCCGGAGCAGGAGCCGCATGTCGGGCAGGCAGAGCGCTCGATCTGATCGCTATCGGCATCGCTGACGTTAGGATTCGCACCCTGGATCATGGCATCGACCAGATCCAGCTTGATGATTTGATCGGACAGTTTGGTTTTGCCGGCTTCCATCGGGCCGCCGGAGACAAAGATCACCGGAATGTTCAGGCGCAGTGACGCCATCAGCATGCCGGGAGTGATTTTGTCGCAGTTGGAGATACAGACCATCGCGTCAGCACAGTGCGCGTTAACCATGTACTCTACGGAATCGGCAATCAGCTCGCGCGACGGCAGAGAATAGAGCATGCCGCCGTGGCCCATGGCGATGCCATCATCCACCGCGATGGTGTTGAACTCCTTCGCCACGCCGCCGGAGGCTTCGATTTCTTCTGCCACCAGCTTACCCAGATCGCGCAGATGAACGTGACCCGGTACAAACTGCGTAAAGGAGTTAACTACCGCAATGATCGGCTTGCCGAAATCATCATCGGTCATCCCTGTGGCGCGCCACAGGGCGCGGGCGCCGGCCATATTGCGCCCGTGGGTGGTGGTGGCAGAACGGTACTTAGGCATGCTCTTATACTCCAGAAATCAGACAGTGCGCGGCCGTCATCTGACCACCGCGAAAATTAATTTTCTTATGGGTTTACCGGATCCAGCCAGCCCCATTTATCTTCCGTTTCGCCAGTGAACAGGCCAAAGAACGCGGACTGGATGCGTGCGGTGACCGGGCCGCGTTTGCCTTCGCCAACCTGGATGCCGTCAACGCTACGCACCGGAGTGATCTCTGCGGCGGTGCCGGACATAAAGACTTCATCGGCCAGGTAGAGAGATTCACGCGACAGCACCTGCTCACGCACTTCAATGCCCATATCCTGCGCCAGTTTGATGATCGCATCGCGGGTAATTCCCGGCAGCGCTGAAGAGGTAAATGGCGGCGTAAACAGGATCCCGTCTTTCACTTCAAACAGGTTCTCACCGGCACCTTCAGAGATATAGCCCTGGGTGTCCAGCGCGATGCCTTCCTGATAGCCGTGGCGGCGCGCTTCGCTACCGACCAGCAGCGATGACAGATAGTTACCGCCGGCTTTCGCTGCGGTTGGCAGAGTGTTTGGCGCTACACGGTTCCAGGACGAGACCATCGCGTCGATGCCCTGTTCCAGCGCTTCCGCGCCCAGGTACGCCCCCCACGGGAAAGCAGCAATAATGATATCAGTATCGTAGCCCGCCGGCGGGTTAACACCCAGGCCGACATCACCAACAAATACCAGAGGACGAATATAAGCACTTTTCAGGTTATTTTTGCGCAGAGTGGCGCGGCAGGCTTCCATCAGCTCATCAACGCTCAGGCTCACAGGAAAACGATAGATTTTTGCCGAATCGCGCAGACGCTGCATATGTTCACGATGGCGGAAGACCACCGGCCCTTTGTGCGAGTCGTAGCAACGGACGCCTTCAAAGACTGACGTACCGTAGTGCAATGCGTGGGACATCACGCTGACCTTAGCCTCTTCCCACTTTACCATCTCGCCATTGAACCAGATAAAGTCTGCTTTCTTCGTCATTCTTGTTTCCTTGCGCGCTTATGCGCGGATTTGTTGTGTAGTTTGTTGTTGGATCTGAACGCATGCGACATCCATCAGTTTACTCAGCTGCGTTGACAGTAAATCGACAGAGCGCTGGCTGGCAACGGTCATCTCAATATTAATATTGGATGTATTGACCAGCGATGCCATATTCATCGAGCACACCTGAAAACCACGGTGGCGTACCACGCGCAAAATGCGTTCCAGTATTTCCGGGCGAAAGCGCGCTTCTATAGACAATTGATGCTGTTTCATGAGGTTTTCTCCATCATATTTTCGTTGCTGGCACCCGGCGGCACTAAAGGCCAGACGTTCTCATGTTCGTCAATGGCCACATGGAGCAGATAGGGGCCTTCACTGTGCAGCAAGGCGTTTAATGCAGCGTCGACCTGATCTTTTCGGCTAATACGCTGGCCTTTAATGCCAAAAGCACTGGCCAGCACGAGGAAATCGGGGTTATCTGACAAATTGGTTTCACTGTAGCGCTCTTCGAAGAACAGCTGCTGCCACTGGCGCACCATGCCCAGGCGTTGGTTATCCAGCAGCAGAATTTTCACCGGCAGCTGTTTGCGCTTGATGGTACCCAGCTCCTGGACGTTCATCATGAAAGATCCATCGCCAGAAACGCAGATCACCGTGTCATCTGGGCGCGCAACCTGTGCACCAACGGCTGCCGGCAGGCCAAAGCCCATCGTGCCCAATCCGCTGGAAGTAATGAAGTTTTGCGGGTGGCTGAAGCGCATGTGTTGCGCAGCCCACATCTGGTGCTGGCCAACATCGGTAGTGACGACCGCACTCTGTGGCTGACGGTCCGACAGTTGTTTCAGCAGCAGCGGAGCATAAATGGCGTCGCCCGGGTGATCATAACGCCAGCCGTGCCCGGCTTTTAAGGACATGACCTCTTCACGCCAGGCGCTGATGTCTGCCGGCTGATGCAAATCCGGTAACAGCTTATTGATATCGCCCTGCAGCCCGACATGCGCCCGGCGCAGTTTATGCAGTTCAGCCGGGTCGATATCAATATGGATCACGCTGGCACAGGGTGCAAAGGTGTCAAGCTTGCCGGTGACCCGGTCGTCGAAGCGTGCGCCCACGGCAATCAACAGGTCGCAGCGCTGTACCGCCAGGTTCGCCGCTTTTGTTCCGTGCATTCCCAGCATCCCCAGATAACAGGCATCATCCGCATCCGGCGCGCCCAACCCCTTCAGGGTTGCCACGGTGGGAATTCCGCTGGCGCTGGCGAAAGCACGCAGAGCATCAACCGCGTCCGCCATGCCCACGCCACCGCCAACATACAAAATGGGTTTTCTGGACTGTGCCAGCAGCTCACGCGCCTGCTGTAATTCTGTGTGAGGGTGCGCCATCTCCGGTTCAACCGGCATCAGGTGCGCGCTTAACTCGCCGTGAGCCAGCTGGATATCTTTAGGGATATCAACCAGCACCGGGCCAGGGCGGCCCGATTTCGCCATCGCAAAAGCTTCAGCCATCACCGACGGCAGTTCAGCAAGCGATTCAACGAGGAAACTGTGTTTGGTGCAGGCCAGCGACAGGCCCAGAACATCGATCTCCTGAAAGGCATCGGTTCCCATCACCGCTGAAGATACCTGCCCGGTGATGGCCACAATGGGTACCGAGTCCAGCATCGCGTCAGCCAGCCCGGTGATCAGGTTAGTGGCACCCGGCCCCGAGGTAGCAATGCAAACGCCGACTTTGCCGGTGGCACGGGCAAAACCGATAGCGGCCATTGCTGCACCCTGCTCATGGCGGCACAACAGGTGTTCAACCCCGCCGTCATAAAGCGCGTCGTAGACCGGCATGATAGCCCCACCCGGATAGCCGAAAACCGTTTCGACTCCCTGTGTACGCAAAGATTGAACTACCCACTGAGCACCATTCATTGTTATTCCACCATCTCTTGCCGGATAGAACAGCATTTTATTCTGCCATCCCTTATCCGTTTATCTGCCGAAGATACCTTGACAAAAAAAAACCCCCGGACCTTTCGGTGCGGGGGTTCTTTCGAAATCAGGCTTGTTTTTTAAGCCTTTCTTCCTCCGAGCGTAGCCCCGCACGGCGTGAAAATAATCACGACGACGTTAATTAGGACCAGGCTGACGACTCGTAGAAGGGCTTTCATTGGAATTCTTTTCGTTCGCTTGTTCGAAGTAATACCTACAGAGGTATCACAGTTTCTGGATTTGATTCAACTTTTTTCGTAATTTAATTGCAGAGCGACGCGACCAGATTTGTAAAATATGCTTTATAATCAGTGTTTAATCACATTATGAATGTTTTTCATTAATCACGCTGCGTCACTTCCTCACGTGGCATGGCGGTATGTTATCACTTCGTAGAGGAGAGGGCAGGAGCTGGTTGGGCCTGGCAGTATTGCGGGATGCTGCATAATTCTGATATTTCCTGCTCGCCGAATAAAACGAGGTAGCGCACAGTAGTATGGACAAGGAGAGTCTATGTCGCTATCAGTTGCTTACACCCGTGCCGCGATTGGCATCCAGGCACCACTGGTGTCCGTGGAAGTTCATCTCAGTAATGGCCTTCCTGCATTATCACTGGTTGGATTGCCGGAAACCACCGTTAAGGAGGCTCGTGACAGAGTGCGCAGCGCCATCCTTAACAGCGGTTTTTTTTTCCCGGCTAAACGGATAACCGTTAGCCTGGCACCGGCCGACCTGCCTAAAGAAGGCGGCAGATATGACTTACCTATCGCTGTCGCCATTCTCGCGGCTTCAGAACAGGTTCCGGCAGAAAAACTTATTCAGTATGAATTTCTGGGTGAACTGGCCCTCACAGGCACGCTACGTGGCGTACAGGGCGCTACTCCCGCTGCGCTGGCGGCGTTAGACGCTCGTCGGCAACTGATTCTCTCAGCCGAGAATCAGCATGATGTTGGGTTGATTCGGCATGGCGAGAGCCTGATTGCCACCCATCTTCTGGAGGTGTGCGCCTTTTTACATGGTAAAGCACCACTGGATGCTGCGCACTGCGAACCTGAAGAATCCCTGCCGTCCACGGGAGATTTAAATGAAATTATCGGCCAACAGCAGGCAAAGCGCGCGCTGGAGATCACGGCAGCGGGAGGGCACAATCTGTTGCTCATCGGCCCGCCGGGAACCGGCAAAACGATGCTGGCATCCAGACTTAGTGGCCTGATGCCGCCCCTGAGCGATCGTGAAGCGTTAGAGAGCGCCAGCCTTGCCAGTCTGATATCCGGCAGCGATTTTCGGCATAACTGGCGCCAGAGACCCTTCCGCGCCCCTCACCATAGCGCATCACTGTATGCGCTGGTGGGTGGAGGATCACTGCCTAAACCCGGGGAAATTTCGCTGGCCCATAACGGGGTACTGTTTCTGGATGAGCTGCCCGAGTTTGAACGCCGTGCGCTGGATGCACTGCGTGAACCGCTTGAATCGGGAGAGATTAGCATTTCGCGAGCCAGAGCAAAAATTACTTATCCGGCCCGCTTCCAGCTGATTGCAGCAATGAACCCCAGCCCAACCGGACATTATCGCGGCCCGCATAATCGCTCATCACCCCAGCAGACGCTGCGCTATCTGAGCCGCCTCTCCGGCCCATTCCTTGACCGTTTTGATATTTCTCTGGAAGTACCACTGCTGCCAGCAGGAATGATGAGTGCTCAACATGGCGAAAGTGAGTCCAGCCATCAGGTGCGCGAACGGGTGCTGTTGGCCCGTGAACGGCAGCTGGCGCGCTGTAATAAAATGAATGCAGCAATGAGCAACCAGGAAATCCGGGCTTGTTGTAAACTGACGCCTGAGGATGCTGAATGGCTGGAGCGGGTAATGATCCAGCTGGGTCTGTCGGTACGCGCATGGCAACGCATTCTGAAAGTTGCCCGCACTATCGCAGACATGGCCGGGGAGCCATGGATTAGTCGGGAACACCTGACCGAAGCCGTTAGCTACCGGGCTATCGACCGTTTACTGATCCATCTACAAAATAGTCTGGATTAGCTTAATAAAAAAGGGCCGAAGCCCTTTTTCGTTAATCATCGCTGTCCGA
Proteins encoded:
- a CDS encoding IlvGEDA operon leader peptide, with translation MKALLRVVSLVLINVVVIIFTPCGATLGGRKA
- the ilvG gene encoding acetolactate synthase 2 catalytic subunit; translated protein: MNGAQWVVQSLRTQGVETVFGYPGGAIMPVYDALYDGGVEHLLCRHEQGAAMAAIGFARATGKVGVCIATSGPGATNLITGLADAMLDSVPIVAITGQVSSAVMGTDAFQEIDVLGLSLACTKHSFLVESLAELPSVMAEAFAMAKSGRPGPVLVDIPKDIQLAHGELSAHLMPVEPEMAHPHTELQQARELLAQSRKPILYVGGGVGMADAVDALRAFASASGIPTVATLKGLGAPDADDACYLGMLGMHGTKAANLAVQRCDLLIAVGARFDDRVTGKLDTFAPCASVIHIDIDPAELHKLRRAHVGLQGDINKLLPDLHQPADISAWREEVMSLKAGHGWRYDHPGDAIYAPLLLKQLSDRQPQSAVVTTDVGQHQMWAAQHMRFSHPQNFITSSGLGTMGFGLPAAVGAQVARPDDTVICVSGDGSFMMNVQELGTIKRKQLPVKILLLDNQRLGMVRQWQQLFFEERYSETNLSDNPDFLVLASAFGIKGQRISRKDQVDAALNALLHSEGPYLLHVAIDEHENVWPLVPPGASNENMMEKTS
- a CDS encoding YifB family Mg chelatase-like AAA ATPase, yielding MSLSVAYTRAAIGIQAPLVSVEVHLSNGLPALSLVGLPETTVKEARDRVRSAILNSGFFFPAKRITVSLAPADLPKEGGRYDLPIAVAILAASEQVPAEKLIQYEFLGELALTGTLRGVQGATPAALAALDARRQLILSAENQHDVGLIRHGESLIATHLLEVCAFLHGKAPLDAAHCEPEESLPSTGDLNEIIGQQQAKRALEITAAGGHNLLLIGPPGTGKTMLASRLSGLMPPLSDREALESASLASLISGSDFRHNWRQRPFRAPHHSASLYALVGGGSLPKPGEISLAHNGVLFLDELPEFERRALDALREPLESGEISISRARAKITYPARFQLIAAMNPSPTGHYRGPHNRSSPQQTLRYLSRLSGPFLDRFDISLEVPLLPAGMMSAQHGESESSHQVRERVLLARERQLARCNKMNAAMSNQEIRACCKLTPEDAEWLERVMIQLGLSVRAWQRILKVARTIADMAGEPWISREHLTEAVSYRAIDRLLIHLQNSLD